CTGGTGGCAGTTGTTGATGCCACGGAAATAATGTGTGCCTGCCgtagacggacggacggacgcacGCACGGACGGGTCACAACCCGAGGTCTCTTTTGAACAACATCCCGTCCGGGACACGGGAGCCGCCGTACTTACCGATCTCGTGCCGCAGCATGCCCTCGAGCCAGTGCTCTCTGGCTGTGGAGATGTTGATGGTCAGTGTGGGTCTGCTGTTCACCACCGTCATGGAGGCTCTGGACAGGAGGTCGTCTGTCACCTGGGCCACGATCTTCCAACACAGAGATACGCATTcactttttgcctttttgcaGTACTTtcatttaatgaatgaatataacGAGGAAAAAGTGTGTGACTGACTCATCCAGGATGGTTTTTATTGCTCCTCATGCAGCTGCACAACTATTCATACAAGCAAGGCTAACAGTGACCCCGAGGACTTTAACAGTGAGCAATGACCACAAAGTGTTATGCGTTTGCTTAGGTGCATAGTTCCCTGCTAGCTCCATGCAGCGTCTCCAGACACGTAGTGTGTCCTGCATGTTCAGTGTCTGCATGGGTGGACACATTCAGACGTGTGCAGTCGGCCTGTGTGTgctcctgcatgtgtgtgtgtgtgtgtgtgtgtcgctgcatTCGGATCAAGTATTATTCCCACTGTCTAGTGTGTCTGAAGCCGTTAAGACTTCACCGGGCCTGTGTGATGTAATTGTGTCCAGTGGAACATTAATAACCGGATGATGCAACGTGTATTTCTTGAGGGTTACATCATCACGGCGCAGGCAAACTTTCTTTGCGAGGactcacttctcctcctccctcgggTCGCCCCGCTTTCTGCGTGTTCTGCGCTAACGAATTCAGCACCGAGCCTCGGTGGCCCCGTCCTCTTACCTCCCCCAAGCAGCCTTCCTTCTCCATGTATTTCTTGATGTTGAGCCACACGCGACTCTTGGTGAGGAGGTTGCCCCCGGTCGCCTGCTCAAACTTCTCGTAGCTGCCGTATCGCTGCAGGGCCAGCTCCATGATGCGCACTGCCTGCGAGGGGTGAGACATGTCATGATGTGCAAGCTGCATGCTTGGACATGCGCCAGGAGctacaaggttggtggttcaactcccggctgccccatgtgccatgtcaaagcgtccctgagcaagacacttaacccccaATTGCGCCccgggcaaaatgtaacgcatgagttataatgcaatgtaagtcgctttggataaaagtgtcagctaaatgacatgtaatgtaaatgttttgatACCCTCTGTTGTTGATTCTTTGGATCACTCTTTGGCAGTAATAACTGCTGTGTTACTAAAAAGTTCTTTGACTaagtatgtgtatgtatatatgttatatataactGGTACGTCACGGTTCTATGCTTGGTCCCGGTCTAATCTATTACTCTATTTACATGCTGCTACATCTAATTTCACGCTTCGCTTATAACCCCCGAAATGTCCCGTCTCCTGAAGCCTGAGGCCAAGACAGTGACGCACCAGCCAAGAgtaatgctttttttattttttctagaaacaaacaaacaaccttgAAATGGATCCCCAATCCGCTTTCTTCTCTCCCTGAGTCTGCAGCCTGAGATCGGCCCTGAGGCCAAACAGCCTTGGCAGCAAGTCCCCGCGAGTCCAGCTCGACTCGCTGATCTCAAACCAGCCGGCTCTGCAGCAACCTCATGCGGCAGGGACTCTGTCGTAGCTGTGATTAATGACACGTCACCGCCTCTGGGCCAAAATGAGTGGGCTTCTGCGCTTACTGACCATAGGTTTTTTGAGTTTCTCCAtatcatttatttgaatggaGTCCCTTTGATACTTTCAGAACAACACAGAGACTTAATGGGGAACCTGTGTTTGACATCTGTATCAATAGGTTGGTTCAtagtttatatttatttaaggaAACCCGGAGAGGAAACTTTTGATGAGAGCCATTGTTTTTCTGGTCTCCATCCATCCCCCAAATAGCTGCCCTTTAAGCTGCCAGAGGAGGAACTGCAGAATTGACAATGGATCACTAAGAGACAACCGTTTCGAATTGCACGAAGCCATTTGATCCTTTGTTAAAATACAGGAGGACATGTCCTCAGTGTCCTCATGCAGGTAAAAAGATGCAGTCCCATTGAAACACACCAAGCTTTCAATAAAGGTTATTTGCTGCCGAGAGTTACTGCTGTCACGCCACCAAACAAATCATTCCATTTCTCTCAACACAAGCGCACCCTCACCTGTGTCAGGAAGCGGTCTGAGGCGCTGTTATGGCGTCCCAGAACCACCGGAGAGACCGGGTTGCTGTACTCGAACTGTGGATTGTAGGTGAAGTCGGACTTGAAAAACGTGGCCTTCTCTTTCTGAACATTGGACGGCTTGATGGCTGTCAGGAGGCAGAGCTTCCTGGCGTTCTCCGCCTCCCgggggggtgctgctgctgctttctgcGGCGAGGGCGCTTTACTTCGGGGGGAGCTGGGGCTGCACGTTTTTCTCGGCTGTGGACCTGCACGGGGGGTCAGGCCCATGCCGCTGCCCACCACGGCGATGCTCCTCGCTGGTTTTGAGTGATGGGAGTTGCCTGAGAGAACACGATTTGTCTGCGCGGATCTACCGACGCTTTCGGGTGCGCGCAGCTTCTTAGGAGCCACGACCGGGCGGTTTCTTCTGCTGGATGCGGCGCCGCATTTCACCGAGGCCTTTGGCCTCTTGCACGGGGACTGcttttggttcttcttctcaTCGGCCTGCAGCAGGACGTTGTAGTTGCTGGAGCCGGTGCTGCAAAGGTCTTTGAGGATACCAGATGAAATCTTCTCCAGGTACACATGGCTTGGACTTAATGCCTTGTCTGCACAGTTTAAGATGTACTTTTTGGACATTTCTACTTCTGGCCAGTGGAGTCTTTCTGAAAGAAGTAAGATAAAGAGTAAGAAGTAAGTAAGAAAAGAGGGAATCTGTTGGCTGCTTACTTTAGGATCACCTTCACATACAGATATTTTATAGAGAGCTTAATAGAGTAATCCTCTTCTCAAGGCAGGATgtatgtctctttttttaaacaatcatAATCTGATAGGAAGCAAATGACCATTCAGTCTCATCCTACTCTGCCACCACAAAGAAAATGTTCTCATCATGTCTTCAGAGAGTAACAGTAAAGAGTCAGAGGGAAAGGCTTTGCAGTTTCCAGGAAGGTGACCTGGAACATCATCACAGTCAGAGCTGCTACTCTGTTCGGACAGGAGCACCGGAGCGGAATCTATGCAACCACCGACAGCACAAACCGATGACCTCAACAACGAGGATAAGTTGGAGCATCGTTCCCAATAAAATACTGAGATCTAACACATCAGCTGGGTATTTCATCATTCAGTTTCACCTGACATGAGAGGCTACTCTCACTTCACACAAATAAGTAACAAGATGTACACGAGGTGCGTGAGAGCAAACACAGTCGTGAACCCGAACGTGGTTGGACTGCACAACAAAATGAATCAATGCGTGTGTGTCCCCCGTCACATCATCGATGATGCACTATTGTCAGTTTAAAGCAAACGATTAGCACTAATCGGCATGAGTCAGAAAACCCCACGCAAATGTGtctaatacaaaatacattcattcatgctcTCTTATAATATGCTCAATTCCCCCATTGATAATAGCTTAATTATGTTCACAGCTTTGTGGAGCTCAGATTTCAACCTTCGTGCCTTAATTAACTTTGATTAGCTAATGCTGCATACAACAGTGAGTTGAAAAATGAcgattttattgtattttattgttatcAATGTCCCGGATTTATTCAAGTAATTGAGCTCATAgctacaaaaaaatgaaaataagacaAATACAAGAATGCTACATTACCTGTCACTTTAATTGACTCCAGCATTCTCTTTTAAGGCTCctttcaacctaaaaaaaacaaaccggtGTCGATCGATAGAATACAAACGCAATGTTAAtctgacgttagctaacgttaaataaGCCGGCTAATGTTGCCCGATTGAAAGCCCGATGATTAAATCAAATAACCTCacgacacacacattttttttaaaatacgaCGTTAGTTTATAAATGGCTAACGACTGAGCTGACGTTAAGAATACCGCACACACCGAGCCTCAGACAAACTGACAGGAGTTGTTCGTGTGGTGCGGTCCCTGCATTGACTgatctgttgccatggtttcgaAGA
This genomic interval from Pungitius pungitius chromosome 17, fPunPun2.1, whole genome shotgun sequence contains the following:
- the matcap2 gene encoding putative tyrosine carboxypeptidase MATCAP2; its protein translation is MLESIKVTERLHWPEVEMSKKYILNCADKALSPSHVYLEKISSGILKDLCSTGSSNYNVLLQADEKKNQKQSPCKRPKASVKCGAASSRRNRPVVAPKKLRAPESVGRSAQTNRVLSGNSHHSKPARSIAVVGSGMGLTPRAGPQPRKTCSPSSPRSKAPSPQKAAAAPPREAENARKLCLLTAIKPSNVQKEKATFFKSDFTYNPQFEYSNPVSPVVLGRHNSASDRFLTQAVRIMELALQRYGSYEKFEQATGGNLLTKSRVWLNIKKYMEKEGCLGEIVAQVTDDLLSRASMTVVNSRPTLTINISTAREHWLEGMLRHEIGTHYFRGINNCHQPWSSSVGRKKHNLKPVNPTEEGLASIHSVLFRKDPTLWRAALLYYTVYQASRMSFAQLFHKLGRFVQDPDTRWDYCVRAKRGQADTAQPGCFSKDQVYLDGVLKILRYRDKIDFPLLLALGKVSFEDVDRLKALAQMENVRIPHFMQDQASYAEQLEKIMAVNQLTDEELKAMI